The Rhizorhabdus dicambivorans genome has a window encoding:
- a CDS encoding type IV secretion system protein: protein MKQLILAAVSIGSLAAATPASAQGIPVFDSTSVLKHIEQIQKTMQMIEQGRQQIAEAQQLYQGLNQLTDVSSIANQLKTDSLRTLGVDVNSLERMARGDFGGGGSYGGRSDAIYQDMLERLGVSANGDQTDVRYQSARSIAMDKAMAEGMGEAATSRGEGLEELRSRLASASTAKEVADLQARIQLESASMMNDQLRVDAMERARRAEQAAKTAEALSSYSRDREEQLARARAAAGM, encoded by the coding sequence ATGAAGCAGCTTATCTTGGCGGCTGTGTCGATCGGGAGCCTTGCGGCCGCGACGCCAGCCAGTGCGCAGGGTATCCCTGTGTTCGATAGCACGTCCGTGCTCAAGCATATCGAACAAATCCAGAAGACCATGCAGATGATCGAGCAAGGTCGCCAGCAGATTGCGGAAGCGCAGCAGCTCTACCAAGGGTTGAACCAGCTGACGGATGTTTCCTCGATCGCCAACCAGCTTAAGACGGATTCACTTCGCACCCTGGGCGTTGATGTGAACTCGCTCGAACGCATGGCGCGCGGCGATTTTGGCGGCGGCGGCAGCTATGGCGGGCGATCTGATGCGATCTATCAGGACATGCTCGAACGTCTCGGCGTGTCCGCGAATGGCGATCAGACTGATGTTCGCTATCAGTCCGCGCGCTCGATCGCGATGGACAAGGCCATGGCCGAAGGGATGGGCGAAGCGGCCACATCGCGTGGCGAAGGCCTGGAAGAGCTGCGCAGCCGCCTAGCTTCGGCATCAACGGCCAAGGAAGTTGCTGACCTTCAAGCGCGCATCCAGCTTGAAAGCGCGTCGATGATGAACGACCAGCTCCGCGTCGATGCCATGGAGCGGGCGCGTCGGGCCGAACAAGCGGCCAAAACGGCGGAAGCGCTCTCCAGCTATTCCCGCGATCGTGAAGAGCAACTGGCCCGCGCGCGGGCAGCGGCGGGAATGTAA
- a CDS encoding type IV secretion system protein, giving the protein MEYDLFTNAYQGFVNELNSSVVSNYAGFVGWIAGPLRTGMVIYIILLGYAIMRGAVQYPFREYVYRSLMLAALYWAVTSLYGASIAQMIVTGLPNEFASIIGGSPNGVGGSFDTMWARVDVALIGMQDATKEYAEQNASMWDLQGAATAIILCIGATIIILLTAVAALFALAVGFVIVLYALFALACLAVVGPIFVGALLFDSTRSYFFSWLGSVLNFLMLSLFALLLVLVVANVAESATASFDGQFEHVWDTCVRIIAFYVLACFFFLQIPGIAASLGGGAAAMVSQFGNAVMSGGGAVATGAGHAASDDGSAGARWKPSAPHSRCKWPPPKV; this is encoded by the coding sequence GTGGAATACGATCTATTCACGAATGCCTATCAGGGCTTTGTCAACGAACTCAATTCGTCTGTAGTTTCAAACTACGCTGGGTTCGTTGGCTGGATCGCTGGGCCGCTCCGCACGGGAATGGTGATTTATATCATACTGCTCGGCTACGCTATCATGCGCGGTGCTGTGCAATACCCATTCCGCGAATACGTCTATCGCTCCCTCATGCTCGCTGCACTCTATTGGGCTGTGACAAGCCTTTACGGAGCATCAATTGCACAAATGATCGTGACGGGGCTGCCTAATGAGTTTGCCTCAATCATCGGAGGCTCGCCAAATGGCGTCGGTGGGTCGTTTGATACGATGTGGGCGCGCGTCGATGTTGCGCTGATAGGTATGCAGGATGCCACCAAGGAATATGCTGAGCAGAACGCCAGCATGTGGGATTTGCAGGGGGCAGCGACTGCGATCATCCTGTGCATCGGCGCAACAATAATCATCTTGCTAACCGCTGTAGCCGCGTTGTTCGCGCTCGCGGTTGGCTTTGTGATCGTGCTCTATGCGCTGTTCGCGCTGGCCTGTCTGGCGGTGGTTGGTCCGATATTCGTCGGTGCGCTGCTGTTCGATTCCACCAGAAGCTACTTCTTCTCGTGGCTCGGTAGCGTCCTGAACTTCTTGATGCTGTCTTTGTTCGCGCTGTTGCTGGTGCTTGTCGTCGCCAACGTCGCAGAATCCGCAACAGCATCCTTCGACGGTCAGTTCGAGCACGTCTGGGACACATGCGTTCGCATCATCGCCTTCTACGTCCTCGCCTGCTTTTTCTTCCTACAGATCCCCGGAATTGCGGCGTCGCTGGGCGGCGGTGCTGCTGCGATGGTTTCGCAGTTCGGTAACGCCGTAATGAGCGGTGGCGGGGCAGTGGCAACGGGCGCAGGGCACGCGGCCAGCGATGACGGAAGTGCCGGCGCTCGATGGAAGCCAAGCGCCCCGCACAGCCGGTGCAAGTGGCCGCCCCCAAAAGTCTGA
- the virB10 gene encoding type IV secretion system protein VirB10 encodes MAYGGENGGGVGGAVAAATGLPMGGGTGAQGAQLIGASADGDGQGGSRRTNLENMRQTSQIDRVSGRDIGNRDMLILAGSFIPCVLQTAMDSSQPGYVSCIIPRDIYSDNGRVVLLEKGTRVLGEYQTGVQRGKYRLFAVWNRAVTPRGVAIDVGSPASDALGRSGMAGGVKNFFWERFGAALLFSSLNDAASIAASEVSDADNVTRVPSQASDTILRDTMQIQPVLRINQGAEVGIMVARDFDFSNIYGLRLRRGQ; translated from the coding sequence ATGGCTTATGGTGGCGAAAACGGCGGCGGGGTCGGTGGTGCGGTGGCAGCTGCCACCGGCCTGCCCATGGGCGGCGGCACAGGAGCACAGGGCGCGCAGTTGATTGGTGCGTCGGCCGATGGCGATGGGCAAGGTGGATCGCGGCGGACCAATCTCGAAAACATGCGCCAGACCTCGCAAATTGATCGGGTGTCAGGCCGCGACATTGGCAACCGCGATATGCTGATCCTCGCGGGGTCGTTCATTCCATGCGTGCTGCAAACCGCGATGGATTCCAGTCAGCCCGGATATGTCAGCTGCATCATTCCCCGCGACATTTATTCGGACAACGGCCGCGTCGTTCTGCTGGAAAAGGGAACGCGCGTCCTGGGCGAATATCAAACCGGCGTCCAACGCGGGAAATATCGTCTCTTTGCGGTATGGAACCGCGCGGTCACGCCTCGCGGCGTGGCGATCGACGTAGGTTCGCCCGCCAGCGATGCGCTTGGCCGTTCAGGTATGGCGGGCGGCGTGAAGAACTTCTTTTGGGAACGCTTCGGCGCGGCGCTGTTGTTCAGCTCGCTCAACGATGCCGCCTCGATCGCCGCCTCGGAAGTCTCCGACGCCGATAATGTCACGCGGGTTCCCAGCCAGGCGTCAGACACGATCTTGCGGGATACGATGCAGATTCAGCCGGTGCTTCGTATCAACCAGGGCGCGGAAGTGGGGATCATGGTCGCGCGCGACTTCGATTTCTCCAACATCTATGGCCTTCGGCTTCGGCGCGGCCAATGA
- the virB11 gene encoding P-type DNA transfer ATPase VirB11 gives MSNTAVLENALLPLRPLLARDDVTELVINKAGEAAIETRDGWSWETLPDLNEKSLLALARAAAAFTHQDISQSTPICSTILPSGERVQLVVPPAVPAGTVSITIRKPSSVTLTMEDFERGGLFSETKIATRQVSPLDVELRDLLDAGKHVEFFQKAVQGRKNILISGATGSGKTTLSKGLIQLIPPHERLLTIEDTRELVVPHRNVVHMLYAKDKQGTAKISAKDLLESALRMRPDRILLQELRDGTAFFYLRNVNSGHPGSITTIHADSAELAFEQLTLLVKESEGGADLARDDIRSLLKLLVDVVVQTKKVEGRFRVTEIYFDPENRL, from the coding sequence ATGAGCAATACGGCTGTCCTCGAAAACGCCTTGCTGCCGCTGCGCCCTCTGCTCGCGCGTGATGACGTAACGGAGCTGGTGATTAACAAGGCTGGCGAGGCGGCGATCGAAACGCGCGATGGGTGGTCCTGGGAGACATTGCCCGACCTCAATGAAAAGTCGCTGCTCGCGCTCGCGCGGGCAGCGGCGGCTTTCACCCATCAGGACATAAGCCAGTCAACACCGATCTGCTCCACGATCCTTCCCAGCGGCGAGCGCGTGCAGCTGGTTGTGCCACCCGCTGTCCCTGCCGGCACAGTCTCCATCACCATCCGCAAACCGTCATCCGTGACGTTGACGATGGAAGATTTCGAGCGCGGTGGGTTGTTTAGCGAGACAAAGATTGCAACCCGGCAAGTCTCGCCGCTCGATGTTGAATTGCGCGATCTGCTCGACGCGGGAAAGCATGTCGAATTTTTCCAAAAGGCAGTCCAGGGCCGCAAGAACATCCTGATTTCCGGCGCTACCGGCTCGGGAAAGACGACGCTCTCTAAGGGGCTGATCCAGCTTATCCCGCCGCATGAGCGGCTGCTGACGATCGAAGACACGCGGGAGCTGGTGGTTCCGCATCGTAACGTGGTCCACATGCTCTACGCGAAGGACAAGCAGGGCACCGCGAAAATCTCTGCAAAGGATCTTCTGGAGTCGGCCCTGCGTATGCGGCCTGACCGGATACTGTTGCAGGAGCTGCGCGACGGCACCGCGTTCTTCTATCTCCGCAACGTCAACTCGGGCCATCCTGGCTCGATCACGACGATCCATGCGGACTCGGCCGAACTCGCGTTTGAACAGCTAACATTGCTGGTCAAGGAAAGCGAGGGCGGCGCCGATCTGGCCCGTGACGACATTCGCAGCCTGCTCAAGCTGCTGGTTGATGTGGTCGTGCAGACCAAGAAGGTCGAAGGCCGCTTTCGCGTGACGGAGATATATTTTGATCCAGAAAACAGGCTCTAA